From the genome of Gemmatimonas phototrophica, one region includes:
- the motA gene encoding flagellar motor stator protein MotA, whose translation MFVIIGLVVVFGAVIGGYVMHHGDLAVLYQPNEFLILGGAGLGTLIIANPPAVLKACMAQLLGLLKPNPYGAKAYAELLQVLYEVFQKARKDGLVGLESHIENPEGSDIFQKYPSFLNNHHALSLLCDTLKVLLTGTVEDHNLADILDTDLDKHHHEGMLAPHAITTVGDAMPGFGIVAAVLGVIITMGSIGGAASEIGEKVAAALVGTFLGILLAYGVFGPVAKAMEMRLHAEHDYMLCIRTALLCFARGDAPMTAVEFSRRNIEPHERPSFTELEELTRKKAA comes from the coding sequence GTGTTCGTCATCATCGGCCTGGTCGTTGTGTTCGGCGCTGTCATCGGTGGCTATGTCATGCACCATGGTGACCTCGCCGTGCTGTATCAGCCCAACGAGTTCCTGATTCTTGGCGGCGCCGGCCTCGGCACCCTCATCATTGCCAACCCGCCTGCCGTGCTGAAGGCGTGCATGGCCCAGTTGCTCGGGCTGCTCAAGCCTAACCCGTACGGCGCGAAAGCGTATGCGGAATTGTTGCAGGTACTCTACGAGGTGTTCCAGAAGGCCCGCAAGGATGGATTGGTGGGTCTGGAGTCGCACATCGAAAATCCGGAAGGGAGCGACATCTTCCAGAAGTATCCGTCGTTCCTCAACAATCACCACGCGCTGTCGCTGTTATGCGACACGCTCAAGGTGCTGCTCACCGGTACCGTCGAAGACCACAACCTGGCCGATATCCTCGATACGGACCTCGACAAGCACCACCACGAGGGCATGCTGGCCCCTCACGCGATCACCACCGTGGGTGACGCCATGCCCGGCTTCGGCATCGTGGCCGCCGTGCTCGGCGTGATCATCACGATGGGCTCGATTGGTGGTGCCGCCTCGGAAATCGGCGAAAAAGTGGCCGCCGCCCTCGTAGGAACGTTCCTCGGCATTCTGCTGGCGTACGGCGTATTCGGACCGGTAGCCAAGGCCATGGAAATGCGCTTGCACGCCGAGCACGACTACATGCTGTGCATTCGCACCGCGCTGCTCTGCTTCGCCCGCGGCGATGCGCCCATGACGGCGGTGGAGTTCTCGCGGCGGAACATCGAACCGCACGAACGCCCGAGTTTCACGGAACTGGAAGAGCTGACGCGCAAGAAGGCGGCCTAA
- a CDS encoding carbon storage regulator: MLILGRREGDSILIDGGIRIVVVSCDRGGVRIGIEAPSDVKILRGEIAQQVAQENQRAASSPVGADWLAALGAPQTSGASVLAPATLPVATPAPAPEAQG; encoded by the coding sequence ATGCTTATTCTCGGACGCCGTGAAGGCGACTCCATCCTCATTGACGGCGGAATCCGTATCGTGGTCGTGTCCTGCGACCGCGGGGGCGTGCGCATTGGCATTGAAGCGCCCAGCGACGTCAAGATTCTGCGCGGTGAAATTGCGCAACAGGTCGCCCAGGAGAATCAGCGCGCCGCCAGTTCGCCGGTAGGCGCCGACTGGCTGGCCGCGTTGGGCGCGCCACAAACATCCGGCGCGTCCGTCCTGGCACCCGCCACGCTGCCCGTGGCGACACCAGCGCCCGCACCTGAGGCGCAGGGCTGA